From Rhodothermales bacterium, one genomic window encodes:
- a CDS encoding cytochrome c3 family protein, with protein sequence MAQLFPRKANTYPALSLFGALGGGVLLIGLIWYYFSPEFYEVGYQPTQPVPYSHALHAGQLGMDCRYCHSAVEQSPHANIPPTQTCMNCHAQIKSESLALLPVRESWATGEPIEWVQVNHLADYARFPHANHVAVGVGCESCHGRIDQMPVVYQVSPMSMAWCLECHRAPEEHLRDPELVTAMGYAEEVRETDESYRAYLAANLARIEAEGINPPENCSACHY encoded by the coding sequence ATGGCCCAACTCTTCCCCCGCAAGGCAAACACGTACCCGGCGCTCTCGCTCTTCGGAGCGCTCGGCGGCGGCGTCCTCCTCATCGGCCTGATCTGGTACTACTTCTCGCCCGAGTTCTACGAGGTCGGCTACCAGCCCACGCAGCCCGTGCCGTACAGCCACGCGCTGCACGCCGGCCAGCTCGGGATGGACTGCCGCTACTGCCACAGCGCCGTCGAGCAGTCGCCCCACGCCAACATCCCGCCGACGCAGACGTGCATGAACTGCCACGCGCAGATCAAGTCGGAGTCGCTCGCCCTCCTGCCCGTCCGCGAGAGCTGGGCCACGGGCGAGCCCATCGAGTGGGTGCAGGTGAACCACCTCGCCGACTACGCCCGCTTCCCGCACGCCAACCACGTCGCCGTCGGCGTCGGGTGTGAGAGCTGCCACGGGCGGATCGACCAGATGCCCGTCGTCTACCAGGTCAGTCCGATGTCGATGGCGTGGTGCCTCGAGTGCCACCGCGCGCCCGAGGAGCACCTCCGCGACCCCGAGCTCGTGACGGCGATGGGCTACGCCGAGGAGGTCCGCGAGACCGACGAGTCGTACCGCGCCTACCTCGCGGCGAACCTCGCGCGCATCGAGGCCGAAGGCATCAACCCGCCGGAAAACTGCTCCGCCTGTCACTATTGA
- a CDS encoding TAT-variant-translocated molybdopterin oxidoreductase: MIELDILSSSDVAADGQPKFWRSQADLRNAAGHRAIVKDEFHPAATDRSELDGDPGPSRRSFMKIMGASMAMAGVGLSGCRRPVEAVLPYARKPEDIVPGIPNFYATAMPMGGYVQGLLVESHEGRPTKVDGNPEHPMNRGAADVFAQASILNLYDPDRSRTMRRETGDASWVDFVGFTRQLQGRRLVVLSEPTSSPTVLRLRDQLLAQNPNARWVTYRGIGEDTASLGVQEAAGRPLRPLYRFSQAQTIVSFDADFLSTENAVYNAREYAQSRRVLEPTDEMSRLYVVESAYTPTGGMADHRVPMKAGAIPFFAAAVAAGLGMGEAGAAGQLMAEHPVVRAIVEDARAGATVFVAGPTQPPAIQALCARLNTQFSNGAVQYLDTGAESAVPQAEAMQQLVREMGAGAVDALVMIGVNPVYDAPPALGFAAALAEVPVSIHLGSHRDETARLATWHLPRTHYLEQWGDGRAYDGTYSVIQPLIAPLYEAAHSETEVLSALVTGTDTAGYDLVRETVRAQGLLSGNFEDAWRTLLHNGFLPGTQYAAVAGGAGGSGSLARLPVPVEGALEVVVRPDPRLHDGFFSNNAWMQELPDPVTKVTWDAVAQMSAVTAARLGIDAVEGSFEGGPVESGNVYTSIIGIRVGDQVIEVPAWIQPGHPNDSITVTMGFGRDLETERLITDRNLLARLFDKDADVYRPGPVANGIGAKANAALLRGTDGAPVIPAAEVAIVSDGYQIATTQDHGSMEGRPIVRMASLEEYRETGFPRSEVKPIEDTPWEIYPPAWGEDDSPASDPRIGEAMYSDQQWGMTIDLNACSGCNACVVACQSENNIMVVGKDQVSRGREMHWLRMDRYYVSEWTDDPFETEGVGEYGPSPDMVMQPMMCQHCEYAPCESVCPVSATSHSPDGLNEMTYNRCIGTRYCSNNCPYKVRRFNFYNWTKTLPLELQMAMNPDVTMRFRGVMEKCTWCIQRIRGAQRVAHIEDRGMNDGEVQTACQQTCPTNAIVFGDISDPDSLVSQMKRNGRRYELLEELNVKPRLSYLARLRNPNPTLDALLRPQPETVQPVPTHDLDA, translated from the coding sequence ATGATCGAACTCGATATCCTCTCCTCGTCCGACGTCGCAGCCGACGGCCAGCCGAAGTTCTGGCGCAGCCAGGCCGACCTGCGCAACGCCGCCGGGCACCGGGCCATCGTCAAAGACGAGTTCCACCCCGCCGCCACGGACCGCAGCGAACTCGACGGCGACCCCGGACCGAGCCGCCGCTCGTTCATGAAGATCATGGGCGCGTCGATGGCGATGGCGGGCGTCGGGCTCAGCGGGTGCCGCCGCCCCGTCGAGGCCGTGCTGCCGTACGCGCGCAAGCCCGAGGACATCGTCCCCGGCATCCCGAACTTCTATGCCACGGCGATGCCGATGGGCGGCTACGTGCAGGGCCTCCTCGTGGAGAGCCACGAAGGGCGCCCGACGAAGGTGGATGGTAACCCCGAGCACCCGATGAACCGGGGCGCGGCCGACGTTTTCGCGCAGGCGAGCATCCTCAACCTCTACGACCCCGACCGCTCGCGCACGATGCGCCGCGAGACCGGTGACGCGAGCTGGGTCGACTTCGTCGGGTTCACGCGGCAGCTGCAGGGCCGCCGCCTCGTCGTCCTCTCCGAGCCCACGTCGTCGCCGACGGTGCTCCGGCTGCGGGACCAGCTCCTCGCGCAGAACCCGAACGCCCGCTGGGTCACGTATCGCGGCATCGGTGAAGACACCGCGTCGCTCGGCGTACAGGAGGCGGCGGGCCGCCCGCTCCGCCCGCTCTACCGCTTCTCGCAGGCCCAGACCATCGTCTCGTTCGACGCCGACTTCCTCTCGACCGAGAACGCCGTCTACAACGCGCGCGAGTACGCCCAGAGCCGCCGCGTCTTGGAGCCGACCGACGAGATGAGCCGGCTCTACGTCGTGGAGAGTGCCTACACGCCGACCGGCGGGATGGCCGACCACCGCGTGCCGATGAAGGCGGGCGCGATCCCGTTCTTCGCCGCCGCCGTCGCCGCCGGGCTCGGGATGGGCGAGGCCGGGGCCGCCGGCCAGCTCATGGCCGAGCACCCCGTCGTCCGCGCGATCGTCGAGGACGCCCGCGCCGGGGCTACGGTCTTCGTCGCCGGGCCGACGCAGCCGCCGGCGATCCAGGCGCTCTGCGCCCGGCTCAACACCCAATTCAGCAACGGCGCCGTGCAGTACCTCGACACCGGCGCCGAGTCCGCCGTGCCGCAGGCCGAGGCCATGCAGCAGCTCGTCCGCGAGATGGGCGCCGGCGCCGTCGACGCCCTCGTGATGATCGGCGTAAACCCGGTCTATGACGCGCCGCCCGCGCTCGGCTTCGCCGCTGCGCTCGCCGAAGTCCCCGTCTCGATCCACCTCGGCTCGCACCGCGACGAGACGGCGCGGCTCGCCACGTGGCACCTCCCGCGCACGCACTACCTCGAACAGTGGGGCGACGGCCGAGCCTATGATGGGACGTACTCCGTCATCCAGCCGCTCATCGCGCCGCTCTACGAGGCCGCCCACTCCGAGACCGAAGTGCTGAGCGCGCTCGTGACCGGCACCGACACGGCGGGCTACGACCTCGTCCGCGAGACGGTTCGCGCGCAGGGCCTGCTCTCCGGCAACTTCGAAGATGCGTGGCGGACGCTCCTCCACAACGGCTTCCTCCCCGGCACGCAGTACGCGGCCGTCGCCGGCGGCGCGGGCGGCTCCGGCTCCCTCGCCCGGCTCCCCGTGCCCGTCGAGGGCGCGCTCGAAGTCGTCGTCCGGCCGGACCCGAGGCTGCACGACGGGTTCTTCTCGAACAACGCGTGGATGCAGGAGCTGCCGGACCCGGTCACGAAAGTGACGTGGGACGCCGTCGCGCAGATGAGCGCCGTCACGGCCGCCCGCCTCGGCATCGATGCCGTCGAGGGCTCGTTCGAAGGCGGGCCCGTCGAGTCAGGCAACGTCTACACCAGCATCATCGGGATCCGCGTCGGCGATCAGGTGATCGAGGTGCCGGCGTGGATCCAGCCCGGCCACCCCAACGACTCGATCACGGTGACGATGGGCTTCGGGCGCGACCTCGAGACCGAGCGGCTCATCACCGACCGCAACCTCCTCGCCCGCCTCTTCGACAAGGACGCCGACGTCTACCGGCCCGGCCCCGTCGCGAACGGCATCGGTGCGAAGGCCAACGCCGCGCTTCTCCGGGGCACCGACGGCGCCCCCGTCATCCCCGCCGCCGAAGTCGCGATCGTCAGCGACGGCTACCAGATCGCCACGACGCAGGACCACGGCTCGATGGAGGGCCGCCCGATCGTCCGCATGGCGTCGCTGGAGGAGTACCGCGAGACCGGCTTCCCCCGCAGCGAGGTCAAGCCCATCGAAGACACGCCGTGGGAGATTTACCCGCCGGCGTGGGGCGAAGACGACAGCCCCGCCAGCGACCCCCGCATCGGCGAGGCGATGTACTCGGACCAGCAGTGGGGGATGACGATCGACCTCAACGCGTGCTCCGGGTGCAACGCGTGCGTCGTCGCCTGCCAGAGCGAGAACAACATCATGGTCGTCGGCAAGGACCAGGTCAGCCGGGGCCGCGAGATGCACTGGTTGCGGATGGACCGCTACTACGTCAGCGAGTGGACCGACGACCCGTTCGAGACCGAGGGCGTGGGCGAGTACGGCCCGTCGCCGGACATGGTGATGCAGCCGATGATGTGCCAGCACTGCGAGTACGCGCCGTGCGAGAGCGTCTGCCCGGTCTCGGCCACGAGCCACTCCCCGGACGGGCTCAACGAGATGACGTACAACCGCTGCATCGGCACGCGCTACTGCTCGAACAACTGCCCGTACAAGGTCCGCCGGTTCAACTTCTACAACTGGACGAAGACGCTCCCGCTCGAGCTCCAGATGGCGATGAACCCCGACGTGACGATGCGCTTCCGCGGCGTGATGGAGAAGTGCACGTGGTGCATCCAGCGCATCCGCGGCGCCCAGCGCGTGGCCCACATCGAGGACCGCGGGATGAACGATGGCGAGGTGCAGACGGCTTGCCAGCAGACGTGCCCGACGAACGCCATCGTCTTCGGCGACATCTCGGACCCGGACTCGCTCGTCTCGCAGATGAAGCGGAACGGCCGGCGCTACGAGCTGCTCGAAGAGCTCAACGTGAAGCCGCGCCTGAGCTACCTCGCGCGCCTCCGCAACCCGAACCCGACGCTCGACGCGCTCCTGCGCCCGCAGCCCGAGACGGTCCAGCCCGTCCCGACGCACGACCTCGACGCCTGA
- a CDS encoding MATE family efflux transporter, whose translation MLPFPILRRELRATLVLAVPLALTQLTQMAMGFVDVIMIGRIGPEAMAAGVIGTSVFFSLSLVCMGVVMAVNPLVAQAVGAGDEAAVGRAVRQGLWLATLLGLPLMALLSQAETLLLWAGQAPATAALAAAYIHAILWGVLPNLWYTALRGFAEGLGRPRPILVVTVVAAFANAGLNWVLMFGKFGFPALGLVGAGWSSAIVMTVLFGGLLAVVQGDRAFRRLADLRHLRRPDPEALRTLFQLGWPIGVSFGLEAGLFATTTLLIGLLGTAALAAHQIAINAASVTFMVPLGVAMATTVRVGQAAGRGDRAGAERAGWSGVAMGAAFMLCSALLFWLRPEWVVWVYVGDVTGADLDVARAAAGLLGIAAVFQLVDGVQATASGALRGIKDTRAPMIVGVVAYWGIGMTTAVVLGFVVDLGAEGVWWGLTLGLGAAAVGLTLWFRWRMRQDFAVPERVGERVA comes from the coding sequence GTGTTACCGTTTCCGATCCTCCGCCGCGAGCTCCGCGCCACGCTTGTGCTCGCCGTCCCCCTCGCGCTCACGCAGCTCACGCAGATGGCGATGGGCTTCGTCGACGTCATCATGATCGGGCGGATCGGGCCGGAGGCGATGGCGGCGGGCGTCATCGGCACGTCGGTGTTCTTCTCGCTCTCGCTCGTGTGCATGGGCGTGGTGATGGCCGTGAACCCGCTCGTCGCGCAGGCCGTCGGCGCGGGCGACGAGGCGGCGGTAGGCCGCGCCGTCCGGCAAGGGCTGTGGCTGGCGACGCTCCTCGGCCTCCCCCTCATGGCCCTCCTGAGCCAGGCCGAGACGCTGCTCCTCTGGGCCGGGCAGGCCCCGGCGACGGCCGCGCTCGCCGCCGCGTACATCCACGCGATCCTCTGGGGCGTCCTCCCGAACCTGTGGTACACCGCGCTCCGCGGCTTCGCCGAAGGGCTCGGCCGCCCGCGCCCGATCCTCGTCGTCACCGTCGTCGCGGCGTTCGCGAACGCGGGGCTGAACTGGGTGCTGATGTTCGGGAAGTTCGGCTTCCCGGCGCTCGGGCTCGTCGGGGCCGGGTGGAGCTCGGCGATCGTGATGACGGTGCTCTTCGGCGGCCTCCTCGCCGTGGTGCAGGGGGACCGCGCGTTCCGCCGGCTCGCGGACCTGCGTCATCTCCGGCGGCCGGACCCCGAGGCGCTCCGCACGCTCTTTCAGCTCGGCTGGCCCATCGGCGTCAGCTTCGGGCTCGAAGCCGGGCTCTTCGCCACGACAACATTGCTCATCGGGCTGCTCGGGACGGCGGCGCTCGCCGCGCACCAGATCGCGATCAACGCGGCGAGCGTCACGTTCATGGTCCCGCTCGGCGTGGCGATGGCGACGACGGTCCGCGTCGGGCAGGCCGCCGGGCGCGGCGACCGGGCCGGGGCCGAGCGCGCCGGCTGGTCGGGCGTGGCGATGGGCGCGGCGTTCATGCTCTGCTCGGCCCTCCTGTTCTGGCTGCGGCCGGAGTGGGTCGTGTGGGTCTACGTCGGCGACGTGACCGGGGCCGACCTCGACGTGGCGCGCGCGGCGGCCGGGCTGCTCGGCATCGCCGCCGTCTTCCAGCTCGTCGACGGCGTGCAGGCGACGGCGTCCGGCGCGCTGCGCGGCATCAAAGACACGCGCGCGCCGATGATCGTCGGCGTCGTGGCGTACTGGGGCATAGGGATGACGACGGCCGTCGTGCTCGGCTTCGTCGTGGACCTCGGGGCGGAGGGCGTGTGGTGGGGGTTGACGCTCGGGCTCGGCGCGGCGGCGGTGGGGCTGACGCTGTGGTTCCGCTGGCGGATGCGGCAGGACTTCGCCGTGCCGGAGCGAGTGGGCGAGCGGGTAGCGTGA
- the nrfD gene encoding NrfD/PsrC family molybdoenzyme membrane anchor subunit, whose protein sequence is MATTATTHTGNHDEHFLLEDERLVKGNLSFHDITEMVSYHSEKKTPVGWLIAFSAALGGLMILGLALAYQVWNGVGVWGNNVPVAWGWPIVNFVWWVGIGHAGTLISAILFLFRQRWRTSINRAAEAMTLFAVACALVFPTFHVGRVWVIFWTLPLPNQMAMWPQFKSPLLWDVFAVSIYGTVSLLFWYVGLVPDLGTLRDRAVAQGRNLRAKILGILSMGWTGSNRHWRHYEKAYLILAGLATPLVLSVHSVVSFDFAISIVPGWHTTIFPPYFVAGAIFSGFAMVVTLMIVARKVYNLENLITLDHLEKMNVIILVTGTIVGFAYITEFFIAWYSGVVYEQFAFLNRATGPYAWAYWIMMTCNLVFPQLFWFKRFRRSIPVMFALSIVVNIGMWFERFVITVTSLHRDYLPSSWDYFSPTIVDVATYIGTFGLFFTLFLLFLRFVPMVAISEVKAVTPQADPHFYHTHGDGHGATDGAPAEPRVAYRTAATEQDNKG, encoded by the coding sequence GTGGCAACGACCGCAACGACCCACACCGGTAACCACGACGAGCACTTCCTCCTCGAGGACGAGCGCCTCGTCAAGGGGAACCTCTCGTTCCACGACATCACGGAGATGGTCTCGTACCACTCCGAGAAGAAGACGCCGGTCGGGTGGCTCATCGCCTTCAGCGCCGCGCTCGGCGGGCTGATGATCCTCGGGCTCGCCCTCGCCTACCAGGTGTGGAACGGCGTCGGCGTCTGGGGCAACAACGTGCCCGTGGCGTGGGGCTGGCCCATCGTCAACTTCGTGTGGTGGGTCGGCATCGGCCACGCCGGGACGCTCATCTCGGCCATCCTCTTCCTCTTCCGCCAGCGCTGGCGGACCTCGATCAACCGCGCCGCCGAGGCGATGACGCTCTTCGCCGTCGCCTGCGCCCTCGTCTTCCCGACGTTCCACGTGGGGCGTGTCTGGGTGATCTTCTGGACGCTGCCGCTCCCGAACCAGATGGCGATGTGGCCGCAGTTCAAGTCGCCGCTGCTCTGGGACGTGTTCGCGGTGTCGATCTACGGCACGGTCTCGCTCCTGTTCTGGTACGTCGGCCTCGTGCCCGACCTCGGCACGCTCCGTGACCGCGCCGTGGCGCAGGGCCGGAACCTCCGCGCCAAAATCCTCGGCATCCTCTCGATGGGCTGGACCGGCTCGAACCGCCACTGGCGCCACTACGAGAAGGCTTACCTCATCCTCGCCGGCCTCGCGACGCCGCTCGTGCTCTCGGTCCACTCCGTCGTCTCCTTCGACTTCGCCATCTCCATCGTGCCCGGCTGGCACACGACGATCTTCCCGCCCTACTTCGTCGCCGGCGCCATCTTCTCCGGCTTCGCGATGGTGGTGACGCTGATGATCGTCGCGCGGAAGGTGTACAACCTCGAGAACCTCATCACGCTCGACCACCTCGAGAAGATGAACGTGATCATCCTCGTCACGGGCACGATCGTCGGGTTCGCCTACATCACGGAGTTCTTCATCGCGTGGTACTCCGGCGTGGTCTACGAGCAGTTCGCCTTCCTCAACCGGGCGACGGGGCCGTACGCGTGGGCGTACTGGATCATGATGACGTGCAACCTCGTCTTCCCCCAGCTCTTCTGGTTCAAGCGGTTCCGCCGCTCGATCCCCGTCATGTTCGCGCTCTCGATCGTCGTCAATATCGGGATGTGGTTCGAGCGCTTCGTCATCACGGTGACCAGCCTCCACCGCGACTACCTCCCCTCGTCGTGGGACTACTTCTCGCCGACGATCGTCGACGTGGCGACGTACATCGGCACGTTCGGGCTGTTCTTCACGCTCTTCCTCCTCTTCCTCCGCTTCGTCCCGATGGTAGCGATCTCCGAGGTGAAGGCCGTGACGCCGCAGGCCGACCCGCATTTCTACCACACCCACGGCGACGGCCACGGCGCGACCGACGGTGCCCCGGCCGAGCCGCGCGTCGCCTACCGCACTGCCGCCACCGAGCAGGACAACAAAGGCTAG
- a CDS encoding DUF3341 domain-containing protein yields MALPAFIDNALRARADKHVGLLAEFSNPGDLVEAVESVRRAGYTQIDTFSPFPIHGMDRAMGLSPSKLGYLVIGGGLTGCALAFLMQWWMGAVDYPLNISGKPFFSVEPSVPIAFELTILFSALAAVGGMFALNGLPKPYNPLFYSQRFARATDDGFFLQVAQGDKQFDRAATAALLRDHGALGVEYVDHDGAYDLDERGEVVTVDDAPPAAPPPPHTTRAI; encoded by the coding sequence ATGGCACTCCCCGCTTTCATCGACAACGCCCTCCGTGCCCGCGCCGACAAGCACGTCGGCCTCCTCGCGGAGTTCTCGAACCCCGGCGACCTCGTCGAGGCCGTGGAGTCGGTCCGCCGCGCGGGCTACACGCAGATCGACACGTTCTCGCCGTTCCCGATCCACGGGATGGACCGCGCGATGGGGCTGAGCCCCTCGAAGCTCGGCTACCTCGTGATCGGCGGCGGGCTCACGGGCTGCGCCCTCGCCTTCCTCATGCAGTGGTGGATGGGCGCCGTCGACTACCCGCTCAACATCAGCGGCAAGCCGTTCTTCTCGGTCGAGCCGAGCGTGCCGATCGCGTTCGAGCTGACGATCCTCTTCTCCGCGCTCGCGGCCGTCGGCGGGATGTTCGCGCTCAACGGCCTGCCGAAGCCGTACAACCCGCTCTTTTACTCGCAGCGCTTCGCCCGCGCCACCGACGACGGCTTCTTCCTCCAGGTCGCGCAGGGCGACAAGCAGTTCGACCGGGCTGCGACGGCCGCGCTCCTCCGCGACCACGGCGCCCTCGGCGTCGAGTACGTCGATCACGACGGCGCCTACGACCTCGACGAGCGCGGCGAGGTGGTGACGGTCGACGACGCGCCGCCCGCTGCGCCCCCGCCGCCCCACACCACACGCGCGATCTGA
- a CDS encoding T9SS type A sorting domain-containing protein has protein sequence MRLLLLLVALLLGLPAWAQPVITENAKLVGSSADAFATAGWAIAAADGFVVLGAFRDDSAPTTGAAYVFRETAGGWEEETRLNASQQSFFTFGMAVGAWSDSREDVVIAGARGDSFRPETDAAYIFRRSVDAEWVQEARLTNGADIHESFGHAVAIHGDYAVVGAVGADDAGGTTGAAYAFRRTTDGMWVEEARLLASDASVKAGFGRGVSIVVSSDGVPFALIGAPSDSDQRGAAYAFRRTPEGTWVEEAKLVAPDANVGDLFGLGVALVETPDGEILALAGATSQDINGMLSVGAGYVFRREGDNAWVFEKKLIAANGSKAQGLGWSVALAAAPNIGGTVAVLGGDRAYNFAGTVRLFRRTSEGGVPLWTEEAELWASDRTPGDQIGYSVGASGRYAVAGAPNNDDGRGAGYVWDLRRAVPAESEPVAGADSAELTAYPNPAAGGPVTLQLRLPRATHVRIDAYDVLGRRVAMLADGRVEAGRQVFILDGRALPTGVYLVRAEVGGQRFSQRITVVR, from the coding sequence ATGCGTCTCCTCCTGCTGTTAGTCGCCCTCCTTTTGGGATTGCCAGCGTGGGCGCAGCCTGTCATCACCGAGAATGCGAAGCTCGTTGGTTCCAGTGCGGATGCATTCGCCACGGCTGGCTGGGCAATTGCCGCCGCCGACGGCTTCGTCGTCCTCGGGGCCTTCCGCGACGACTCCGCCCCAACGACCGGTGCGGCCTACGTCTTCCGCGAGACGGCGGGCGGATGGGAAGAGGAGACCCGGCTCAACGCCTCGCAGCAGAGCTTCTTCACCTTCGGCATGGCTGTCGGTGCGTGGAGCGACAGCAGAGAAGACGTGGTTATTGCCGGGGCGCGTGGTGACTCTTTTCGCCCTGAGACCGATGCGGCCTACATCTTCCGGCGATCCGTCGATGCTGAGTGGGTTCAAGAGGCGCGGCTTACGAACGGGGCAGATATACATGAGTCCTTCGGGCATGCAGTGGCGATTCATGGGGATTACGCTGTGGTGGGAGCGGTCGGAGCCGACGATGCAGGCGGCACCACCGGTGCCGCCTACGCCTTCCGACGCACAACCGACGGCATGTGGGTCGAGGAAGCGCGCCTTCTGGCCTCCGATGCCAGTGTGAAAGCGGGGTTCGGGCGTGGAGTGTCAATAGTCGTATCCAGCGACGGCGTGCCCTTTGCGCTCATCGGTGCACCGAGCGACAGCGACCAGCGGGGTGCCGCCTACGCCTTCCGCCGAACCCCCGAGGGCACTTGGGTCGAGGAAGCCAAACTCGTCGCCCCCGATGCCAACGTCGGTGATCTTTTCGGGCTCGGCGTCGCGCTCGTAGAGACTCCCGACGGCGAGATCCTCGCCCTCGCCGGCGCGACCAGTCAAGACATCAACGGGATGTTGTCTGTGGGTGCCGGATACGTCTTCCGCCGCGAAGGCGACAACGCATGGGTCTTCGAGAAGAAGCTCATTGCTGCAAATGGTAGCAAAGCACAGGGTCTCGGGTGGTCAGTTGCCCTCGCCGCTGCGCCGAATATCGGGGGCACCGTAGCGGTGCTCGGCGGGGACCGCGCCTACAACTTCGCCGGGACCGTCCGACTCTTTCGCCGCACATCTGAAGGGGGCGTGCCCTTGTGGACCGAAGAGGCTGAGTTGTGGGCGAGCGACCGCACGCCGGGCGACCAGATCGGCTACTCCGTCGGGGCGTCGGGCCGCTACGCGGTGGCGGGCGCCCCCAACAACGACGATGGGCGGGGGGCGGGCTACGTCTGGGACCTCCGCCGTGCAGTGCCTGCCGAGTCCGAGCCGGTCGCTGGCGCAGACAGCGCAGAGCTCACCGCGTACCCGAACCCGGCGGCGGGCGGTCCGGTTACGCTGCAACTCCGCTTACCTCGCGCGACGCACGTGCGGATCGATGCCTATGATGTCCTCGGTCGCAGGGTCGCCATGCTTGCGGATGGCCGTGTGGAAGCAGGGCGCCAGGTGTTCATACTTGATGGGAGAGCGTTGCCGACTGGCGTGTACCTCGTGCGCGCTGAGGTGGGCGGCCAGCGATTCAGCCAGCGGATCACGGTGGTGAGGTAA